A region of the Phycisphaerales bacterium genome:
GCGGAAGCGTTCGAGGTCGCCCGTGAACTGGCGGAGTTCGGCATGCGTGAGCGGTGTGTCCATCGGTTGAGTCTCCTTTCGTGGCTGGTTGACCGATGCACACCGGACGGCGGCCGTGGAAAGCCGCCGCGTCAAGGGGATGGTGCGGGCAGGAGCGAAGCGACAACACGGTCCCCTTGAGGCCGCAGGCCGCACGCGGGGGCGGCGGACGCCAGGATGTGCATCAACAGGTCAACCCCCACGGAAGGAAGCCGGGCGACACAGCCGCGGGCCGTGGCGAGCACGCGGAAGTCAGGGGAGGGAGGCGCAGTACTGCGCGCGGAAACGGTCAGCGACCACGCGCATTCGCGCGGGACAGTTCGCGTTCGAGGACGGCGATGCGGCCGAGTCGCCACGCGATGTGGTTGAAGGTGAGAGCGAGGGCGCTGGCGCGGGCCATCTCCAGGTCGCCGCCGTGAGCGATCTCGCGGTCGTAGCGGCTCAGGGCGTCGGCGCCGCGCTCGACGATCGCCTGGTATCGCTGACGGTCCGCTTCCAGCCCTTGACGTTCCGCGTTCAGCAGTTCGCGCGCCTTGACGATCCTCTTCGGGCCTGACCTCGGCAGTTCGCGGTCGAATGTGTGTTCAATGGCTGTCGCCGGTGGAATGGCATCGACGGGCATCGGCGCAGCGCTGTCACCCTCGCGGCAGTAATGCCACGGATGGCCGGGCGGATAGGAGTGGGCGGCCGGTGGAATGTTGATTGGTTGTTCCGAGGCTGCGGGCTGGTCCTGTACGCCGATTGTGGGCTCCTGCACATGCGGCTGGGGAAGCGGTGAGGGGACGGGCGTGTCGCCTGGCTTCGACCAGTCAAAGAGCAGCTGTTCTCTCCGGCGGGCACATGGTGTGCGTCCTGGGCTGTTGCCGGAGTTCATTCGGATGGAGCGGTCATGTCGTCAGCCGGACGCGGCCTCTGTCCTGTCGGCGGCGACAGCCGGGTCCAGGCGACAATGCAGCACCCCGACGACCTGCACGGCGTCGTCGAACACGCGGTAGACGATGGCGTAGTCGAACCTGCTGAGCACCGCTCGGCGGCACTCGCCGCGGACTCGCTGGTACATTGCGGGGTTATTGCGGATGTGCATTGTCAGCCGGTCGAGTTCCTGGACAAAGGCGCGGCCGAGACCGGGACGCAGCTCTTCCAGCCAGTGGTAGGCGGTGCGAATGTCCTCGTTCGCGGCGGCGGAGAAGCCAAGCGGGGCAACGCGGGTCATGAAGCGCCGAGGAGCCGGTCACGGACCGTGTCCCACGGCTCGCTGGTCATCTCGCCGGCGTCCAGGGCGGCCACGCGGCGGTCAATCTCCGCGAGTTGCTCGGGCGTAAAGGGCGCGGCGCAGGCGTCCGCGTGAACGCTGTCCCAGAGCTCTTGGGCGAGCGCGACGCGCTCGGGCAGGGACAGCGATGAAAGCACGAACTGGTGAAGCGTGGATTGCGTCATTGTTCTCCTCCGTCAACGGTGTACATGCTCAAGAATGCCTCAGGCTGTGCCGCGTGTAAACCGGAAAGTTCATGCTCGCGCCTCCGGCGATGAACCGTTCAGCGCCGCCTCGATGCGCTTGCAGGCGTAGTTGAAGTAGACCGGGTCGCGCTCGATGCCGACGAAGCGCTTGCCGGCCAGCACCGCGGCGACGCCGGTAGTGCCGGAGCCCATGAACGGGTCGAGGATGGAATCGGCGGGAATCGAATCGCAGAACCAGCGCACCTGTTCCAGCGGTCGCGGACAGGGCACGGGGTTGTCGCCGGTGTAGCCGGTCCACGGCCGCAGGTCGGCGACGTGCCAGTCGCGGGGCAGTTCGTCCTTGAGCAGCGAACGGCCGCTCCAGAAAATCACCGGGTCCCAGCTCAGGCAACGCTGGCGACCTTGCTCGGGATACACCTTGCAGGCAGCGATGATGC
Encoded here:
- a CDS encoding type II toxin-antitoxin system RelE/ParE family toxin, whose translation is MTRVAPLGFSAAANEDIRTAYHWLEELRPGLGRAFVQELDRLTMHIRNNPAMYQRVRGECRRAVLSRFDYAIVYRVFDDAVQVVGVLHCRLDPAVAADRTEAASG
- a CDS encoding addiction module protein, producing MTQSTLHQFVLSSLSLPERVALAQELWDSVHADACAAPFTPEQLAEIDRRVAALDAGEMTSEPWDTVRDRLLGAS
- a CDS encoding site-specific DNA-methyltransferase — protein: MTAVALINPFFAARLRRKSRPVAAGVASAPVEKRVIGNATLYRADCFDILPTLSGIGAVVTDPPYGIGFQYRSYDDAPEKYDAMMERLVPELVRITGNGPCFVWQSPLTAERWHRYFPKGFRIIAACKVYPEQGRQRCLSWDPVIFWSGRSLLKDELPRDWHVADLRPWTGYTGDNPVPCPRPLEQVRWFCDSIPADSILDPFMGSGTTGVAAVLAGKRFVGIERDPVYFNYACKRIEAALNGSSPEARA